GGATGCACGGCTTCGGCGCCGTAGCCGGCCAGCAGCGCGAAGTGATGCACCTCGCGCGCCGAGCCGGTTTCGACCACCAGGCCGGCGGTGGTGCGCAGGCCCTCGTGCACCAGATGCTGGTGGATCGCCGACAGCGCGAGCAGCGCCGGAATCGCCACCTGCGTCGGGCCGACCGCGCGGTCGCTGACGATCAGGATGTTCTTGCCGCTTCGGATCGCGTCCACGCTCTCGGCGCACAGCGATGCCAGCTTGGCCTCGACCCCCTCGCGCCCCCAGGCGAGCGGATAGGTGATGTCGATCGTGTAGCTGCGGAACTTGCCCTGCGTCTGCTTGTCGATGTCGCGGAGCTTTTGCATGTCGGCCGCGGTCAGCACCGGCTGGCTGACCTCCAGGCGCATCGGCGGGTTCACCTGGTTGATGTCGAGCAGGTTCGGCTTCGGGCCGATGAACGACACCAGCGACATCACGATCGCCTCGCGGATCGGATCGATCGGCGGATTCGTGACCTGCGCGAACAGTTGCTTGAAGTAGTTGAACAGCGGCTTGGTCCGGCTGGAGAGCACCGCCAGCGGACTGTCGTTGCCCATCGAGCCGATCGCCTCCTCGCCGTTCGCGGCCATCGGCCCCAACTGAAACTTGATGTCTTCCTTGGTGTAGCCGAACGCCTGCTGACGGTCGCGCAGGTCGGTGCTGACCCGCTCCAGGCCGGCCGACTGCAACTCGCCGCCGCTGATCGGCGCCTCGTTGAACGACTCGCCGGCGACCGGCACCTCGACGTCGTCGAGCCGGATGCGCAGGTTCTCGATCCACTGCTTGTACGGCTTGCTGTGCGCCAGCGTCGCCTTCAGTTCCTCGTCGTCGATCAGGCGCCCCTGCTCTAAATCGATCAGGAACATCTTGCCGGGCTGCAGCCGCCACTTGCGCACGATCCGGTTCTCGGGCACCGGCAGCACGCCGGACTCGGACGCCATGATCACCAGTTCGTCGTCGGTCACGCAGTAGCGTGACGGGCGCAGGCCGTTGCGGTCGAGCGTGGCGCCGATCTGCCGGCCGTCGGTGAACACGATCGACGCCGGCCCGTCCCAGGGTTCGAGCATCGCGGCGTGGTATTCGTAGAACGCGCGACGGCGCTCGCCCATGGTGCGGTGCTGCTCCCAGGGTTCGGGAATCATCATCATCACCGCCTGGCTGATCGGATAGCCGGCCATCGTCAGCAGTTCCAGGCAGTTGTCGAAGGTCGCGGTGTCGGACTGGCCGGGGAAGGTGATCGGATAGAGCTTTTGCAGGTCGCTGCCCAGCACCGGCGAACTCATCACGCCCTCGCGCGCCTTCATCCAGTTGTAGTTGCCCTTGACCGTATTGATCTCGCCGTTGTGCGCGATGTAGCGGTAAGGATGCGCCAGCGGCCATTCCGGGAAGGTGTTGGTGGAGAAGCGCTGGTGCACCAGCCCCAGCGCCGACACGCAGCGCGCATCCTGCAGGTCGAGGTAATAGGTGCCGACCTGGTCCGCCAGCAGCAGGCCCTTGTAGATCACCGTGCGGCTCGACATGCTCGGAACGTAGTACTCCTTGCTGTGCTTGAGCCGCAGGTTCTGGATGTGGGCGCTGGCGGTCTTGCGGATCACGTAGAGCTTGCGCTCGAGCGCGTCCTGCACGATCACGTCGGCGCCGCGGCCGATGAAGACCTGGCGGATCACCGGCTCCTTGGCGCGCACCGTGGGCGACATCGGCATTTCGCGGTTCACCGGGACGTCGCGCCAGCCGAGCAGCACCTGGCCCTCGGCCTTGATCGCGCGCTCCAGTTCCTGCTCGCAGGCCAGCCGCGACGCGTGCTCCTTCGGCAGGAAGATCATGCCGACGCCGTACTCGCCCGGCGGCGGCAGCACCACGCCGTGGCGCGCCATTTCCTCGCGGTACAGCGAATCCGGCATCTGGATCAGGATGCCGGCACCGTCGCCCATCAGCTTGTCGGCGCCGACCGCGCCGCGGTGATCGAGGTTCTCCAGGATCTTCAGCGCGTTCTCGACGATCGCATGCGACTTCTGCCCGCGGATGTGCGCGACGAAGCCGACGCCGCAGGCATCGTGCTCGTGCTCGGGTGAATATAGGCCGTTCTGTTGCAGATGAAAGATTTCGGCAGCAGTCGTCATGCCGCACTCCTGAATGATTCGCAGAAAATGAAGTTTAAAGCCGAATACAGGCGCACCCAAGAAAATTAATTGGGGTCAGACTCCGTTTTAATTCACTTCATATTTCCAGTTAAATTATTGGGGACACATTAATTCCTGTGGATAGCAGGACAAATACCCGCCCAGCCCTGAATATCGGCCGGTGCCGTTAGTTCGGCGTGGGCCGCCTGGGGCGTCCTGCAGACGCGCGACTCACGCGCCGCCCAGTACGCCGTTGCAGATCGGCGACAAACGTGGGTTCGCCGAGCGCCCAGCCGCGCAGCACGGATTCGCTCAGCGCCGCCTGCCGCTCCCGGCTCAGGCCGGCGTGCACCAGCTCGGCATAGGCGGCTTCGCGCGCAAACGGCGTGTTGCCGAGCGCCCAGTACAGCGGATGAGGCGTGAGCAAAGGCTCGCTGCGCAGCCCGACATAGTGGCCGTGGCTGGACCAGGGGTAGTCGGCCGGCGCCGCGACCAGGCCCGCACGCACCGGATTCATATCGATGTAGACCATGCAGGCGAGCAGGTAGCGCTCGGTCTGGATCAGCGTGCTCCGGTAGCGCCCTTCCCACAGCGTGCCGCTGCGGCCATGGGCATCGTTGAATCGGCGCACATAGCTGCGACCGATCGCCTGCATCATCCTGGGGATTCCATCGTTCGTCCCGGGCGTCGCGAGCAGATGGAAATGGTTGCTCATCAGCACGTATGCATGAACGGCGACGTCGAACCTGCGACCCTGCTCGCGCAGCAGATCCAGCATCGCGAGGTAGTCGTCCGCCGACGCGAACACCTGCTGGCGGTTGTTGCCACGCTGGATCACATGATGCGCGCAGCCCGCAAGGGTCAGTCGAGGCAGGCGGGCCATTGCATGCAAAGGCGGCGCGTGGATGATCCGGCGCTCGCCAGCGGACGACCCTCGTCGGCCCGCGCCGGCGGAAGGCGGAGGCTGCCTGCCGGGACCGTCAAAGGAGTTTGTCGAAGCGGACGATCTCGGGCGCCACAGCGAGCAACGAACCGACCTTCGCCAGCGCCGCGCCTATGTGGGGCGTCTGCATGTGGGCATCGGCAGCCGCGGCGTCCCGCCATTCCTCGACGGTCTGAAACTGCGCAGGGTCGTCGCCGCGCTGGTACAGCAGGTAGGAAACGCAACCAACCTCGTTGCGCGAGTGGCCGACGAGTTCGACCAAGGCATCGCGTACGGCGGCGACGGCCTGGGGTTTGGCGACAATCTTGGCGAGGATATGGACCACGGCAGCAACTCCTGGATGGGATCCGAGCGCGCAAGTTTAGGCAGCTTTGCCGGCCCAGGCAAATGACCTGACGCAGGGACCCGCTGCCCAGACGTCGCCGGCCCGCCATCTCAGTGCGCGTGCGCCGGCGTGCGCAGCAGTCGCGCGATCCGGCCGGCCATCAGCAGCCCCAGCAGCGAGCAGCCGCCGCAGACGGCCCAGGTCCATTGCCAGCCTCCCGCCCGCCCCGCAACCCAGCCCACCAGCGGCGGCCCCAGGAACTGCCCCAGCGACGACAGCTGCTGCACCCAGCCGATCGTGGTAGAGACCGCATGCTCGCTCGGCGCAAGCCGCACCGCCAGCGAAAACAAGGTGCCGGGAATCACCCCGCCGACCATCGAGAACAGCAGCACCGCCAGGTAGCGCAGCAGCGGCGGCAACGATGCGCCGTGCCAGGCGGCGAAGGCAGCGATCGTCCCTGCCGTCATCACGATGTAACCGATAGCGAGCAGCGCCGGTGCCGGAGCCTGCCGCTGCAGCAGCCGGCCGGATGCGACGTTGCCCACCATGTTGATCGCAGCCGCGAGCGCGGTCAGCGCGCCGGTCGCCGCGCCCGAAAAGCCGGCCTGCGCATAGATTGACGGCAGGAACCCGACCACCGCAAGCCATTGGCTGGAATAAACCGCAAAGCAGCCCGCGACCAACCAGGGCCCGGGCGCGGCGAGTGTCTGGCGCAGACGCTGCGGCCAACCCGGCAACGGCGCCGAACGCGCACCTGCGCTGGCGCTCGCCTGCCGGCGCCGTACGCCGTCGGCCGGTACCGCACGCAGCAACCACAGCGCCATCACGAAGGAAGGGGCCGACAGCAGCCACCACCAGGCCGGCCAGCCCCAGGCGGCGATGAACGCCGGCCCGATCAGCAGCGCGAGCGCGGCGCCGAACGGCATGTAGGTTCCCCACAGCCCGAGCATCACCGCGAGACCGCGCGCCGGCACCAGTTGCCGGATCAGGCTGGGCGCGGGCACCGTGGCCACCAGCACGCCAAAGCCCTCGGCGGCACGCAGCACGAGCAGCGTCGCCGCATCGTGCGCCCAGCCTCCAAGCAGGCTCGCGGCCGACAGCACGATCAAGCCGACGACCATGCAGCGCCGCAGGCCGAGCCCGTCGGCGGCCAGCCCGACCGCAAGGCCAAGCGTCATGCCAGCGAACTGCACCAGCGACAGCAGAAAGCCGGCCTCGACCAGCGTCACCCCCAGGGTTTCACGCAGCACTGGAATTGCGGGTGGAAGCTTGCCCACGTGCAGCGCGGCGCTGACGCCGGCAAGCACCACCAGCAACGCCGGCCTGACTCCGCGACTGTCCGGCCCTTCGGTCATGCGAACAGGCTGCGCCCGGTCAACCGGTGATGTTCGTGCGTCGCGAACCGGTCGGTCATGCCGGCGATGTAGTCGGCCACCGCGCGGGCCGAATCGGGACGCGCGGCGAAATCGGCCTTCATCTGCGCCGGTTCGGCCCGGTACGCAGCGAACAGTTCGCGCACCACCTGCTGCGCCAGGTCGGTGGTTTCCGTCACCCGCGGATGGCGGTACAGGTTGCGGAACAGGAACTGCTTGAGCGGGGCCGAATCGCGGCGCATCACGTCACTGAACGCGACCAGCGGCGGCAGCGCGCGAACCTCGTCCGCGTTCGCCGGCCTTGCCCGCGAAAGCGCGGCGCGGGTCGCATCGATCACGTCGTACACCTGGGTGCTGAGCATGCGCCGGATCGATTCGTACAGCAGGCGCCGGCCGCTCAATTTCGAGTATTGCGCAAGCGCCGCCGCACGGTGCACGTCGAACAGCTGCACCACCTCGAGCTGCTCGAGCGTGATCAGCCCGGAGCGCACGCCGTCGTCGATGTCGTGGGCGTTGTACGCGATCTCGTCGGCCAGATTGCAAAGCTGCGCCTCGAGGCTGGGCTGGGTCCGCTCCAGGAAGCGCCGGCCGACCCCACCGGGCTCGGCAGCCTCCAGCATCTCCGCGGCAGCGCGCGAGCAGTGCTTGAGAATGCCCTCGCGCGTCTCGAAGCTCAGGTTCAGGCCGTCCCAGGCCGGATAGCGCTGCTCGAGCCGGTCGACCACGCGCAGGCTCTGCATGTTGTGCTCGAACCCGCCATGCCCCTGCATGCAGTCGTTGAGCGCGTCCTGCCCGGCATGGCCGAACGGCGTGTGCCCGAGGTCATGCGCCAGCGCGATCGCCTCGACCAGGTCCTCGTCAAGGCCGAGCGGCCGTGCGATCGAACGGGCGAGCTGCGCGACTTCCAGCGAATGCGTCATGCGCGTGCGAAACAGGTCGCCCTCGTGATTGAGGAACACCTGCGTCTTGTAGACCAGCCGGCGGAACGCTGTCGAATGCACGATGCGATCGCGATCACGCTGAAATTCGCTGCGGGTCGGCGCTGCCGGTTCCGCATGCCGCCGCCCGCGCGTGCACTCGGCACGGCTGGCATAGTCTGCCAGCCGACGCGTTACTGAGCGTCCGGGTTCATCACCCAATTGCCCAGCAAGCCGAATGACCGCGCCCATAGTTTGCTACTCTTCCAATAGCAAATCAGGCGCAGCAGGCGTCGATCACCTCGCGGACCAGCGCATCCGGCGCGTCGCGCACGCTCGCGCGCCCCGGCTGCTCGAGCAGCACGTAGCGCAGCTTGCCGCCGTCGGCTTTCTTGTCCACGCGCATCAGTTCCAGGTAGCGACCGGCGTTGTCGTCGGCCGCCAGCCGCGGACCCTTCACCGGCAGCCCGGCCGCGCGAAGCAGTCGCGTCAGCCGCTGCACGAACGCGGCGTCGACACCGCCGAGCCGCTGCGACAGCGTCGCCGCCATCACCATGCCGCACGCGACGGCTTCGCCGTGCAGCCATTCGCCGTAGCCGAGACCGGCCTCGATCGCGTGGCCGAACGTATGCCCGAAATTCAGGATCGCGCGCTCGCCCGATTCGCGCTCGTCGCGCCCGACCACCGACGCCTTGATTTCGCAGCAGCGCCGCACCGCTGCGGCGAGCGCGGTCGGCACGCGCGCCACGAGCGCATCCAGATGCGCCTCGACCCAGTCGAAGAACGCCATATCGGCAATCGGTCCGTACTTGATGACCTCGGCAAGACCGGCACTGAGTTCGCGCGCCGGCAGGCTGCGCAAGGTATCGAGGTCGCACACCACGAGCCGTGGCTGGTGGAACGCGCCGATCATGTTCTTGCCCAGCGGGTGGTTGATCGCGGTCTTGCCGCCGACCGATGAATCGACCTGCGCGAGCAGCGTCGTCGGCACCTGCACATAGGGCACGCCGCGCATGTAGCTCGCGGCGGCGAAGCCGGTGATGTCGCCGACCACGCCGCCGCCGAGCGCGATCAGCACGGTCTTGCGGTCGCAGTGCTGCTGCAGCAGCGTGTCGAAGATCTTGTTCAGCGTCGCCCAGGTCTTGTACTGCTCGCC
This genomic interval from Burkholderiaceae bacterium contains the following:
- a CDS encoding Deoxyguanosinetriphosphate triphosphohydrolase, which codes for MGAVIRLAGQLGDEPGRSVTRRLADYASRAECTRGRRHAEPAAPTRSEFQRDRDRIVHSTAFRRLVYKTQVFLNHEGDLFRTRMTHSLEVAQLARSIARPLGLDEDLVEAIALAHDLGHTPFGHAGQDALNDCMQGHGGFEHNMQSLRVVDRLEQRYPAWDGLNLSFETREGILKHCSRAAAEMLEAAEPGGVGRRFLERTQPSLEAQLCNLADEIAYNAHDIDDGVRSGLITLEQLEVVQLFDVHRAAALAQYSKLSGRRLLYESIRRMLSTQVYDVIDATRAALSRARPANADEVRALPPLVAFSDVMRRDSAPLKQFLFRNLYRHPRVTETTDLAQQVVRELFAAYRAEPAQMKADFAARPDSARAVADYIAGMTDRFATHEHHRLTGRSLFA
- a CDS encoding 3-dehydroquinate synthase produces the protein MPATFAVATRIEPIRIELAERSYPIFIDAGLLRAAEPWAWLPQAAAAVIVSNVTVAPLYAQRLQARLRGRYPAVHTVVLPDGEQYKTWATLNKIFDTLLQQHCDRKTVLIALGGGVVGDITGFAAASYMRGVPYVQVPTTLLAQVDSSVGGKTAINHPLGKNMIGAFHQPRLVVCDLDTLRSLPARELSAGLAEVIKYGPIADMAFFDWVEAHLDALVARVPTALAAAVRRCCEIKASVVGRDERESGERAILNFGHTFGHAIEAGLGYGEWLHGEAVACGMVMAATLSQRLGGVDAAFVQRLTRLLRAAGLPVKGPRLAADDNAGRYLELMRVDKKADGGKLRYVLLEQPGRASVRDAPDALVREVIDACCA
- a CDS encoding transposase, whose product is MARLPRLTLAGCAHHVIQRGNNRQQVFASADDYLAMLDLLREQGRRFDVAVHAYVLMSNHFHLLATPGTNDGIPRMMQAIGRSYVRRFNDAHGRSGTLWEGRYRSTLIQTERYLLACMVYIDMNPVRAGLVAAPADYPWSSHGHYVGLRSEPLLTPHPLYWALGNTPFAREAAYAELVHAGLSRERQAALSESVLRGWALGEPTFVADLQRRTGRRVSRASAGRPRRPTPN
- a CDS encoding putative MFS-type transporter, with the protein product MTEGPDSRGVRPALLVVLAGVSAALHVGKLPPAIPVLRETLGVTLVEAGFLLSLVQFAGMTLGLAVGLAADGLGLRRCMVVGLIVLSAASLLGGWAHDAATLLVLRAAEGFGVLVATVPAPSLIRQLVPARGLAVMLGLWGTYMPFGAALALLIGPAFIAAWGWPAWWWLLSAPSFVMALWLLRAVPADGVRRRQASASAGARSAPLPGWPQRLRQTLAAPGPWLVAGCFAVYSSQWLAVVGFLPSIYAQAGFSGAATGALTALAAAINMVGNVASGRLLQRQAPAPALLAIGYIVMTAGTIAAFAAWHGASLPPLLRYLAVLLFSMVGGVIPGTLFSLAVRLAPSEHAVSTTIGWVQQLSSLGQFLGPPLVGWVAGRAGGWQWTWAVCGGCSLLGLLMAGRIARLLRTPAHAH